Proteins found in one Pseudomonas sp. P8_241 genomic segment:
- a CDS encoding phage tail assembly protein produces the protein MSNTKDNVLPKWLQLGDGIATIMLSKASQANGIQVDKLTLREPTVREMRAATLQGGTNEEEQEMVLFCSLASIGRADLEGLLMRDYRRLQTAYFRVGADDGV, from the coding sequence ATGAGCAATACAAAAGACAACGTCCTGCCCAAGTGGCTGCAACTGGGCGATGGTATTGCCACCATCATGTTATCCAAAGCGAGCCAGGCGAATGGCATTCAGGTCGACAAACTGACCCTGCGTGAACCGACAGTGCGCGAGATGCGCGCCGCCACGTTGCAGGGTGGGACCAACGAAGAAGAGCAGGAGATGGTCCTGTTTTGCAGTTTGGCGAGCATCGGCCGCGCAGATCTGGAGGGGCTGCTGATGCGGGATTACCGTCGTCTGCAGACCGCCTATTTTCGTGTGGGAGCAGATGACGGGGTTTAA
- a CDS encoding phage major tail tube protein encodes MIPEVLYNTNLFVDGISLQGDVPSLTLPKLTLKTDEYRAGGMDAAVELDMGMEKLEASFLTNGVRREVLKFFGQSDLTGFNASFRGAFKGQKGSVKSVVATLRGSLKEVDPGDWKPGEKGEFKYAVAVTYYKLEIDGSVMFEIDPLNSIRVIDGVDQLAAVRSALGM; translated from the coding sequence ATGATTCCGGAAGTGCTCTACAACACCAATCTGTTCGTCGACGGCATCAGCCTGCAAGGCGATGTGCCGAGCCTGACCCTGCCCAAGCTGACCCTCAAAACCGACGAGTACAGAGCGGGTGGTATGGACGCCGCGGTGGAACTCGACATGGGTATGGAAAAGCTGGAAGCGAGCTTCCTCACCAATGGCGTGCGCCGCGAAGTGCTGAAGTTCTTTGGCCAGTCTGACCTGACCGGATTCAACGCCTCGTTCCGCGGCGCATTCAAAGGCCAGAAAGGCTCGGTCAAGTCGGTGGTCGCCACCCTGCGCGGCAGCCTCAAGGAAGTCGATCCGGGGGACTGGAAACCGGGTGAAAAAGGCGAGTTCAAGTACGCCGTCGCGGTGACCTATTACAAACTGGAGATCGACGGCAGCGTGATGTTTGAAATCGATCCCCTCAACTCGATCCGCGTCATCGACGGTGTCGACCAACTGGCCGCCGTGCGGTCTGCCCTGGGCATGTAA
- a CDS encoding phage tail sheath family protein has translation MSFFHGVTVTLVDTGARHIATPSASIIGLCNTFTVGPPAAAAANELLLITRESEAVAAWGPDAAITQDCKAIFKRAKAVIVAVGVPVLEDEAEQLSAIIGGVWADGSRTGMQALLNGKSQFNAQPRLLVTPQYSATLAVATELVALGDKMRAMAIIDGPNTTDEAAIEYAANFGSKHAYMVDPGVQFWDTGTSATINAPASAWTAGLFAWTDATYGFWASPSNKEFVGITGTTRPIEFLDGDPSCRANLLNNANITTIIRDDGYRLWGNRTLSSDPKWKFVTRVRTLDIVMDAILYAHKWAVDRSITATYVKDVTEGLQAFMRDLKNQGAIINFEVYADEELNTSSELSDGKVYWNIRFTDVPPAENPNFRVEVTDQWITEVLDTAA, from the coding sequence ATGAGTTTCTTTCACGGCGTCACCGTGACGCTGGTGGACACCGGGGCACGTCATATTGCCACTCCGTCCGCATCGATCATCGGCCTGTGCAACACCTTCACCGTGGGGCCACCGGCCGCCGCCGCGGCCAACGAACTGCTGCTGATTACTCGCGAAAGCGAAGCGGTTGCCGCCTGGGGCCCGGATGCGGCGATCACCCAGGACTGCAAGGCCATTTTCAAACGGGCCAAGGCCGTGATTGTTGCCGTCGGTGTGCCCGTCCTGGAGGACGAGGCGGAGCAACTGTCGGCCATCATCGGCGGGGTATGGGCCGACGGTAGCCGGACCGGCATGCAGGCGTTGCTCAACGGCAAAAGCCAATTCAACGCACAGCCGCGGCTGTTGGTGACGCCGCAGTACTCGGCGACGCTGGCGGTAGCCACCGAGCTGGTCGCGCTGGGCGACAAGATGCGCGCCATGGCCATCATTGACGGGCCGAACACCACCGACGAAGCGGCCATTGAGTATGCCGCCAACTTCGGCAGCAAGCATGCCTACATGGTCGATCCGGGGGTGCAGTTCTGGGACACCGGGACCAGTGCCACGATCAACGCGCCGGCTTCGGCCTGGACCGCCGGTTTGTTTGCCTGGACCGATGCCACTTACGGTTTCTGGGCTTCGCCGTCGAACAAGGAATTCGTCGGCATCACGGGCACCACGCGGCCGATTGAGTTTCTAGACGGCGATCCCTCTTGCCGGGCCAACCTGCTGAACAACGCCAACATTACCACGATCATTCGTGATGACGGCTACCGGCTGTGGGGCAACCGTACGCTGTCCAGCGACCCGAAATGGAAGTTCGTCACCCGTGTGCGCACGCTGGATATCGTCATGGACGCCATCCTCTACGCACACAAGTGGGCGGTGGACCGCTCGATCACCGCGACCTACGTCAAGGACGTGACCGAAGGCCTGCAGGCGTTCATGCGCGACCTGAAAAATCAGGGCGCGATCATTAACTTCGAGGTGTATGCCGACGAGGAGCTGAATACGTCCAGCGAACTCAGCGACGGCAAGGTGTACTGGAACATCCGTTTCACCGACGTGCCGCCGGCCGAAAACCCGAATTTCCGCGTGGAGGTGACCGATCAGTGGATCACTGAAGTGCTGGATACCGCTGCCTAA
- a CDS encoding phage tail assembly chaperone, with protein sequence MPDELSAFYWALNGLSQFGKFRLQHSIHEGFTLPDDIDNDPIVEPFDPPPPPPPPEVPPPYAYQVRELTQFQDGIVDCEILHETYGWIPFSANPDDTAPATLAVFGYIEENDIDVSTLPPSPNLPVHIINTERSWRDSELKVADVELLKAEDADPASVGTPTQWRQYRVDLRNWPQSQAFPDSTLRPVRPAA encoded by the coding sequence TTGCCTGACGAATTAAGCGCCTTTTACTGGGCACTTAACGGCTTATCTCAATTCGGCAAGTTCCGCTTACAGCACTCTATTCATGAGGGTTTCACATTGCCTGACGACATTGATAACGATCCAATTGTAGAACCCTTTGATCCACCTCCACCGCCGCCTCCACCTGAAGTCCCGCCACCCTATGCCTACCAAGTCAGGGAGTTAACCCAGTTTCAGGATGGGATTGTTGACTGTGAAATTCTTCACGAAACGTATGGGTGGATTCCGTTCAGTGCAAACCCGGACGATACAGCGCCGGCTACGTTGGCTGTGTTTGGGTACATTGAAGAAAACGACATTGATGTGTCGACCCTTCCTCCAAGCCCCAACCTTCCGGTCCACATCATTAACACCGAACGGTCGTGGCGTGACAGCGAGCTGAAGGTTGCCGATGTCGAGCTGCTGAAGGCCGAGGACGCTGACCCTGCATCCGTGGGTACACCGACTCAGTGGCGCCAGTACCGCGTGGACCTTCGCAATTGGCCCCAGTCACAAGCCTTTCCGGATTCCACCCTGCGTCCAGTAAGGCCGGCTGCTTAA
- a CDS encoding phage tail protein, with product MIDKTSQFFAILTAVGEAKHANAIAMGLDWMFTEMGLGDANGTDPIPDRLQTQLIHEWRRAPINQIRVDPANPNTVITEQIIPPEVGGEWIREIGLYDVDGDLVAVANCAPSYKPLLDQGSGKTQVVRMNFIVSSSANIVLKIDPAVVLATREYVDLAISEALAKLDHKQSARVAATAAIALSNVQTIDDVAVVVGDRVLVTAQEEAQDNGVYVVSAEGWERAADADNSLEVTPGLFIQVEQGTVNGDSLWQLVTDAPVTLGTTGLQFELIAGGSGAGVDTFRSVTVDALGRVIAGTNPTTLDGYGITDALPVDGTAVAATQLETERTLRITGAATGSASFDGTDDADIAITLVDSGVVAGTYSSVTVDEKGLVTAGDQLTGDDLGLGTAAYKNAQISSDDVTAQALMMVGAFGVGGPALSLPNGNIDLLSLISALYYVSAGTGGPQDEYYGWIRVSAGAPGEYAFQEAFTVGGPRYERSMNAGVWEPWVTVWDSENFNPVSYQPALGFTPVQQGGGTGQGNSKIFIGWSDTGLKVTVDTTDLGGLALLKAPAFVNGITVSGDGTFWNNIIAQANITGHTGLYSGVGVSTGYGTATFDALGNSYGPTWGGWLSTYLAANFPTFWSLMSTLGSQPVGGVGTYGLFRVGGNGLTAPGTLVAAVNLLFSDCQATSNHGNPAGTWMLMGGVNDSDASTGDSVTLCMRVA from the coding sequence ATGATTGATAAAACCAGTCAGTTTTTTGCCATTCTCACGGCGGTCGGTGAAGCCAAGCATGCCAATGCCATCGCCATGGGCCTGGACTGGATGTTCACCGAGATGGGCCTGGGGGATGCCAACGGCACCGACCCGATACCCGACCGTCTGCAAACTCAGTTGATCCACGAATGGCGCCGGGCGCCGATCAACCAGATCCGCGTCGATCCGGCCAATCCCAACACCGTGATCACCGAGCAGATCATTCCGCCGGAAGTCGGCGGTGAGTGGATCCGCGAAATCGGCCTGTACGATGTCGACGGCGACCTGGTGGCGGTGGCCAACTGTGCGCCGAGCTACAAGCCATTGCTCGACCAAGGCAGTGGCAAGACCCAGGTCGTGCGGATGAACTTCATCGTCAGCAGCTCGGCGAACATCGTGCTGAAGATCGATCCGGCGGTGGTGCTGGCCACGCGTGAATACGTCGATCTGGCTATCAGCGAGGCGCTGGCCAAACTGGATCACAAGCAGTCAGCGCGGGTGGCGGCGACTGCCGCCATTGCCCTGAGCAATGTGCAAACCATCGATGACGTGGCGGTGGTGGTGGGGGATCGCGTGCTGGTGACCGCGCAAGAAGAGGCACAGGACAACGGTGTCTATGTTGTCAGCGCCGAAGGCTGGGAACGGGCGGCCGATGCCGACAACAGCCTGGAAGTGACTCCGGGACTGTTTATTCAGGTGGAGCAGGGCACTGTCAACGGCGACAGCCTCTGGCAACTGGTCACCGACGCGCCGGTTACCCTTGGCACCACCGGTTTGCAATTCGAACTGATTGCGGGTGGCAGCGGGGCCGGTGTGGATACCTTTCGCAGTGTCACCGTGGATGCCCTTGGCCGGGTGATCGCCGGCACCAACCCGACCACCCTCGACGGTTACGGCATCACCGATGCTTTGCCCGTGGACGGTACTGCCGTGGCGGCCACCCAACTGGAAACAGAGCGTACGCTGCGCATCACCGGGGCGGCCACCGGCAGCGCGTCGTTTGATGGAACCGACGACGCTGACATAGCAATAACGTTGGTCGATAGCGGCGTTGTGGCGGGCACCTATTCCAGCGTTACCGTTGATGAAAAAGGTTTGGTGACAGCGGGTGACCAGTTGACTGGTGATGATCTGGGGCTGGGGACCGCCGCGTACAAAAATGCGCAAATTAGCTCTGATGATGTCACGGCTCAGGCGTTGATGATGGTTGGAGCCTTCGGGGTGGGAGGACCGGCTCTTAGCCTACCTAATGGAAATATTGACCTCTTAAGCCTCATTAGCGCGCTTTATTACGTGAGTGCTGGCACGGGGGGGCCGCAAGATGAGTATTACGGCTGGATTCGTGTGTCCGCGGGTGCGCCGGGGGAATATGCATTTCAAGAGGCGTTCACTGTTGGCGGCCCTAGATATGAGCGGAGCATGAATGCCGGTGTTTGGGAACCGTGGGTTACGGTTTGGGACAGTGAAAACTTTAACCCCGTCTCATATCAACCCGCCCTCGGCTTCACCCCAGTCCAGCAAGGTGGCGGTACCGGACAAGGCAATAGCAAGATTTTCATCGGATGGTCGGACACAGGCTTGAAGGTTACGGTTGATACCACCGATCTTGGTGGCCTTGCCCTCTTGAAAGCCCCTGCGTTTGTCAACGGAATCACCGTATCGGGTGATGGCACCTTCTGGAACAACATCATTGCGCAGGCCAACATTACTGGACATACCGGCCTCTACTCGGGTGTTGGTGTATCCACCGGCTACGGCACTGCGACTTTCGATGCCCTTGGCAACTCCTATGGCCCTACATGGGGCGGATGGTTAAGCACCTACCTAGCCGCCAACTTCCCAACCTTCTGGAGCCTCATGTCCACCCTTGGCAGTCAGCCTGTGGGTGGAGTAGGCACCTATGGCCTCTTTCGAGTCGGTGGCAATGGTCTCACTGCGCCAGGCACCTTGGTTGCAGCGGTAAACCTGCTCTTTTCCGACTGCCAGGCGACGTCGAATCATGGCAATCCGGCGGGTACTTGGATGTTGATGGGCGGCGTTAACGACTCGGATGCCTCGACCGGTGACTCCGTGACCCTGTGCATGAGGGTTGCCTGA
- a CDS encoding phage tail protein I: protein MSSQLPLNSTPLELAVEAANHENTLIPLRSLYNADTCPEHLMPYLAWSWSVDRWNNTWTPEAKRTAIRSAYDVHARKGTIGSLRRVVEPLGYLIDVVEWFDTVPEGVPGTFSLEVGLNDAGITEELYEELAWLIDDARPVSRHMTHLALSLQTEGVLGIAVCVQEGEEIDVYPPAPKDIDVTGSFGPALCVDETDTLDVYPYD from the coding sequence ATGAGCAGCCAGTTACCGCTCAACAGCACGCCGCTGGAGCTGGCCGTGGAAGCGGCCAACCACGAAAACACGTTGATACCGCTGCGCAGTTTGTACAACGCCGATACCTGCCCCGAACACTTGATGCCGTACCTGGCCTGGTCCTGGTCGGTGGACCGCTGGAATAACACCTGGACACCGGAGGCCAAGCGCACGGCGATCCGGTCGGCCTACGACGTGCACGCACGCAAAGGCACCATCGGTTCATTGCGCCGGGTGGTCGAGCCCTTGGGCTACCTGATCGACGTGGTCGAGTGGTTCGACACCGTGCCGGAAGGCGTGCCCGGTACCTTTTCCCTCGAGGTGGGGCTGAATGATGCCGGCATCACCGAGGAATTGTACGAGGAACTGGCGTGGCTGATCGATGACGCCCGTCCGGTCAGCCGGCACATGACCCATCTGGCGCTCAGTCTGCAAACCGAAGGGGTGCTGGGCATTGCCGTGTGTGTGCAAGAAGGCGAAGAAATCGATGTGTACCCCCCGGCGCCGAAAGACATCGACGTGACCGGCTCTTTTGGCCCGGCGCTGTGCGTCGATGAAACCGATACTTTGGATGTTTATCCCTATGATTGA
- a CDS encoding baseplate J/gp47 family protein: MTMELAALPPPQVLEDLDFEVVYQEKLEAFRLSMGDNWSAELESDPVLKLIEQAAYGAVQNRARVNDAGKALLLAHAVRGDLDHLAANVNLQRLVIQAGDSSTVPPTPQVLEEDDALRERVQMSYEGLTTAGPRNSYILHARNASGLVADATAESPAPAEVVVTVLSLDGSGAASPELLEEVRLHLNDEDVRPVADRLTVQSAVVIDYRIEAVLYPQAPGPENEAYLAESQKRLSEWINPRRRLGLEVARSGIDAQLHIPGIARVELLDWADIKPSKSEAAYCTGYSVTLGA, translated from the coding sequence ATGACCATGGAACTGGCAGCACTGCCGCCGCCGCAAGTGCTGGAGGACCTTGACTTTGAAGTGGTCTACCAGGAGAAGCTGGAAGCCTTCCGCCTGAGCATGGGCGACAACTGGAGCGCGGAACTGGAAAGCGACCCGGTGCTCAAGCTGATCGAACAGGCCGCGTACGGCGCCGTGCAGAATCGGGCGCGGGTCAACGACGCGGGCAAGGCCTTGCTGTTGGCCCACGCCGTGCGCGGCGACCTCGATCACCTGGCCGCCAACGTCAATCTGCAGCGTCTGGTGATTCAGGCGGGAGATTCGAGCACGGTGCCGCCGACGCCGCAGGTGCTGGAGGAAGACGATGCCCTTCGCGAGCGGGTGCAGATGTCGTATGAAGGCTTGACCACCGCCGGACCGCGCAACAGCTACATCCTGCATGCCCGCAACGCCTCGGGGCTGGTGGCCGATGCCACGGCGGAAAGTCCGGCACCGGCGGAGGTAGTGGTCACCGTGCTCAGCCTGGACGGCAGTGGCGCCGCCTCGCCGGAGCTGCTGGAAGAGGTCCGGCTGCACCTCAATGATGAAGACGTCCGGCCCGTGGCCGACCGTCTCACAGTGCAGAGTGCTGTGGTGATCGACTACCGCATTGAAGCGGTGCTGTACCCGCAGGCACCCGGTCCGGAAAACGAAGCCTATCTGGCCGAAAGCCAGAAACGCCTGAGCGAGTGGATCAACCCGCGTCGTCGCCTGGGCTTGGAAGTGGCGCGCTCGGGGATCGATGCACAGTTGCACATACCCGGTATCGCCCGAGTCGAGCTGCTGGACTGGGCCGACATCAAACCGAGCAAGTCCGAGGCGGCGTATTGCACCGGTTACAGCGTGACGCTGGGAGCCTGA
- a CDS encoding GPW/gp25 family protein, which yields MIGLDRRTGQLISGLDHLRQSIEDILSTPLGSRRMRSEYGSKLRRFVDLPVNDGWKSAVQAEVASTLGRWEPRLKLGRVRAVAILDGRITFELTGQYLGSDVTLEVSA from the coding sequence ATGATCGGCTTGGACCGCCGCACCGGTCAGCTCATTTCCGGCCTCGATCACCTGCGCCAGTCCATCGAGGACATTTTGTCCACGCCGTTGGGCAGCCGGCGCATGCGCTCGGAATACGGCAGCAAGCTGCGGCGCTTTGTCGACCTGCCGGTCAATGACGGCTGGAAAAGTGCCGTGCAGGCCGAAGTGGCGAGCACGCTCGGGCGGTGGGAGCCACGCCTGAAGCTGGGCCGGGTGCGCGCCGTGGCCATCCTCGACGGGCGTATTACGTTCGAGCTGACCGGGCAGTACCTGGGCAGTGATGTGACTTTGGAGGTGTCCGCATGA
- a CDS encoding phage baseplate assembly protein V: MGYVSAEHDRMIAAMLLPCVVVGVDLLAARVRVKAGTWVSAWVRWHSLAAGKARHWRAPSLNEQGALFSPSGDPAMGTFIPGLYGNAGAPPDNRDHVEAWYFDDGGSLIYDWEAGSYSIALPGGTSAAITVGGSLIEVTPDQIRVTASQITLAGEVSIDGALSVSGDITGAGAIMDAGGNSNNHSH, encoded by the coding sequence ATGGGATACGTCAGCGCTGAACACGACCGGATGATCGCGGCGATGCTGCTGCCCTGCGTGGTGGTCGGCGTCGATCTTCTGGCCGCTCGGGTGCGGGTCAAGGCCGGTACGTGGGTCAGTGCCTGGGTGCGTTGGCACAGCCTAGCCGCCGGCAAGGCCCGTCATTGGCGCGCACCCAGCCTGAATGAACAGGGCGCGCTGTTCAGCCCGAGCGGTGACCCGGCCATGGGCACCTTTATCCCGGGCTTGTATGGCAACGCCGGGGCCCCGCCGGATAACCGTGACCATGTCGAGGCCTGGTACTTCGACGATGGCGGCTCGCTGATCTACGACTGGGAGGCTGGCTCCTACAGCATCGCGTTACCCGGCGGCACGAGCGCGGCCATCACGGTCGGTGGCTCGCTGATTGAAGTGACGCCGGATCAAATCCGGGTGACGGCCAGCCAGATCACCCTGGCGGGTGAGGTGAGCATCGACGGTGCGTTGAGCGTGTCCGGCGACATCACCGGCGCCGGCGCCATCATGGATGCCGGCGGCAACAGCAACAACCACTCGCATTGA
- a CDS encoding major capsid protein — protein MADIGIFTDDVFSVSSLTAAINEQEYLPGRISSLGLFREEGISTLTVQIEKDGNTLALVPAGERGTSGLVVGVSKRQMIPFNTVHLPQRFTIKADEIQGIRAFGTTSELQAVQGVVNTRLSNAKRQLDATHEFQRMGALNGLVLDADGSTVLLNIYQAFGVEQQSLSMGLNDSATKIRVKCGEALDMQDDELGSVTSSGARAFCGKNFWNKLITHKSVEETYLNTIQAAELRGDARDSFELGGIVWERYRGRIAGVSFIHDDTALLIPEGVPDLYISCFAPADYMETANTQGLPYYSKLEPLPFNKGMAGEAQSNPLHLCTRPRAQILLTL, from the coding sequence ATGGCCGACATTGGCATTTTTACCGACGATGTTTTTTCCGTGTCCTCGCTCACCGCGGCGATCAATGAGCAGGAATACCTGCCGGGGCGCATCAGCAGCCTGGGCCTGTTTCGCGAGGAAGGCATCAGCACCCTGACCGTGCAGATTGAAAAGGACGGCAACACCCTGGCCCTGGTGCCGGCGGGTGAACGCGGTACCTCGGGGCTGGTCGTGGGTGTCAGCAAGCGTCAGATGATCCCGTTCAACACCGTGCATCTGCCGCAGCGTTTCACCATCAAGGCCGACGAGATTCAGGGCATTCGTGCCTTTGGCACAACGAGCGAATTGCAGGCGGTGCAGGGCGTGGTCAATACACGTCTGAGCAACGCCAAACGTCAGCTCGATGCCACCCATGAGTTCCAGCGTATGGGCGCGCTGAACGGTCTGGTGTTGGACGCGGACGGCTCGACGGTCCTGCTGAACATCTATCAGGCGTTTGGCGTGGAGCAACAAAGCCTGTCCATGGGCCTCAATGACTCGGCGACGAAAATCCGGGTCAAGTGTGGCGAAGCGCTGGACATGCAGGACGATGAACTGGGCAGCGTCACCAGCTCGGGCGCGCGGGCCTTCTGCGGCAAGAATTTCTGGAACAAGCTGATCACCCACAAGTCGGTGGAAGAAACCTACCTCAATACGATCCAGGCCGCGGAATTGCGCGGCGATGCGCGGGACAGCTTTGAGCTGGGCGGCATTGTCTGGGAGCGTTACCGCGGACGCATCGCCGGGGTGTCGTTTATTCATGACGATACCGCGCTGTTGATTCCGGAAGGCGTACCGGATTTGTACATCTCCTGCTTTGCGCCGGCGGATTACATGGAAACGGCCAATACCCAAGGCCTACCGTATTACAGCAAATTGGAGCCTTTGCCGTTCAACAAGGGCATGGCCGGTGAAGCACAGTCCAACCCGTTGCACCTGTGTACACGGCCCCGGGCACAGATCCTGCTGACGCTCTGA
- a CDS encoding head decoration protein, which yields MTIKYETLHAGEFLLSEGAGKISRESILVAAGAALNAGQVLGLIAASNEFAPYDPAAVDGTEVAACILYGPLGESTEERRASAVVRLAEVSEVHLTGFDAEAEVALAAQFVIAR from the coding sequence ATGACCATCAAGTACGAAACGCTACACGCTGGCGAGTTTCTGCTCTCCGAGGGGGCCGGGAAGATTTCTCGTGAATCCATTCTGGTCGCCGCTGGTGCCGCCCTGAACGCCGGGCAAGTGCTGGGGCTGATCGCGGCGAGCAATGAATTTGCCCCCTACGATCCTGCCGCCGTCGATGGCACTGAAGTGGCGGCTTGCATCCTCTACGGACCGCTGGGTGAATCGACCGAAGAGCGCCGCGCCAGTGCCGTGGTGCGGCTGGCCGAGGTCAGCGAAGTGCACCTGACCGGTTTCGATGCTGAGGCCGAGGTTGCCTTGGCGGCTCAGTTTGTAATTGCCCGCTAA
- a CDS encoding head maturation protease, ClpP-related, which yields MSKNTPPRIYNKAGQPVPVQDKSWYAVHASGEAAERVIEVFVYGEIGTWGITASQFMQDLRAVDDGVSPVIAAFNSIGGDLFDGLAMHNTLSRLGERCTARIDALAASAASVAVCGAHKVVIASNAMLMIHNPWTYAAGDADSFRKVADVLDQTMEAIIAAYKAKAPDIDEVELRGMVAAETWLTASEAVALGLADEVGDGVQVKACLGQGGVMQRYQHTPAALLAQLDELPEPAPEVEPEPEPEPEPELEPNDPPKLAIDSAKLALLITQRCAESGISNLVAPLLSSTQLESEEVVLAGLTRAKAVHDLCVAARLPELSVEYVTAGLDEPAVRARLFDKIVSSGNGFEIDNSLPLNHDPAPKAQAKQPDPPSIWAARQAAHGSQSNNAKGARA from the coding sequence ATGAGCAAGAACACGCCGCCGCGCATTTACAACAAGGCCGGTCAGCCGGTCCCGGTGCAGGACAAAAGCTGGTACGCCGTGCACGCCAGTGGCGAAGCCGCCGAGCGGGTGATCGAAGTCTTTGTGTACGGTGAAATTGGCACCTGGGGCATTACCGCCAGTCAGTTTATGCAGGACCTGCGCGCCGTGGATGACGGTGTGTCACCGGTGATCGCGGCGTTCAACAGCATCGGCGGCGACCTGTTCGACGGGTTGGCCATGCACAACACCTTGTCGCGGCTCGGAGAGCGTTGCACGGCACGTATTGATGCACTGGCGGCGAGTGCGGCCAGTGTCGCCGTGTGCGGTGCCCACAAGGTGGTGATCGCGTCCAATGCGATGTTGATGATTCACAACCCGTGGACGTACGCAGCCGGCGACGCGGACAGCTTTCGTAAAGTGGCCGATGTTCTCGATCAGACCATGGAGGCGATCATCGCGGCCTACAAGGCCAAGGCACCGGACATCGATGAGGTGGAGTTACGAGGGATGGTGGCCGCCGAAACCTGGTTGACCGCAAGTGAAGCTGTGGCACTGGGGCTGGCCGATGAAGTAGGTGACGGGGTCCAGGTGAAAGCGTGCCTGGGGCAGGGTGGGGTGATGCAGCGTTACCAGCACACTCCCGCGGCGTTGCTGGCCCAGCTCGATGAATTGCCTGAGCCCGCTCCGGAGGTGGAGCCAGAACCAGAACCAGAGCCAGAGCCAGAGCTAGAACCAAACGATCCACCCAAGCTTGCGATCGACTCAGCCAAGCTGGCATTGTTGATTACGCAGCGTTGCGCGGAGTCAGGGATCAGCAACCTGGTCGCGCCATTGCTCAGTTCGACTCAGCTTGAAAGTGAGGAAGTTGTCCTGGCGGGGTTGACCCGGGCCAAGGCGGTGCATGACCTGTGTGTCGCAGCGCGTCTGCCCGAACTCAGCGTCGAGTACGTGACCGCGGGGCTGGACGAGCCCGCGGTGCGCGCACGTCTGTTCGACAAAATCGTCAGCAGCGGCAACGGTTTCGAGATCGACAACAGCCTGCCGCTTAATCATGACCCGGCTCCGAAAGCGCAGGCGAAACAACCGGATCCCCCATCGATCTGGGCGGCCCGTCAAGCGGCTCACGGCAGCCAATCCAACAATGCAAAAGGAGCACGCGCATGA